A stretch of Arachis hypogaea cultivar Tifrunner chromosome 15, arahy.Tifrunner.gnm2.J5K5, whole genome shotgun sequence DNA encodes these proteins:
- the LOC112747364 gene encoding MADS-box transcription factor 23-like isoform X2: MGRGKIVIRRIDNSTSRQVTFSKRRKGLIKKAKELAILCDAEVGLVIFSSTAKLYEYANTSMKSVIERYNSCKEEEQQLINPESEVKFWQREAEILRQQLQNLQENHRQLMGQHLYGLSVRNLQDLENQLEMSLQGVRMKKEQILTEEIKELNRKGNLIHQENLELFKKVNLMQEENTQLCRKVYGTSEIEATSRNGFIPIPYGIQVGGGGSQTLVQLQLCQPDQEAYETSTSATR, from the exons ATGGGAAGAGGGAAGATTGTGATTCGGAGGATCGATAATTCGACGAGCAGGCAAGTTACTTTCTCGAAGAGGAGAAAGGGTTTGATCAAGAAAGCTAAGGAGCTTGCTATCCTCTGTGATGCAGAAGTTGGTCTTGTTATATTCTCCAGCACTGCAAAACTTTATGAATATGCAAACACAAG CATGAAATCAGTGATCGAGAGATATAACTCATGCAAGGAGGAAGAACAACAACTCATAAATCCAGAATCTGAGGTTAAG TTTTGGCAAAGGGAGGCAGAAATTTTAAGGCAGCAACTACAGAACCTCCAAGAAAATCATAG GCAATTGATGGGGCAACATCTTTATGGTTTGAGTGTGAGAAACCTACAAGATCTAGAGAACCAACTAGAAATGAGTCTCCAAGGTGTCCGAATGAAAAAG GAACAAATTCTAACAGAAGAAATCAAGGAGCTGAACCGAAAG GGCAACCTCATCCATCAGGAAAATTTGGAACTTTTTAAGAAAGTAAACCTGATGCAGGAGGAAAACACACAATTATGCAGAAAG GTGTATGGCACAAGCGAAATAGAAGCAACAAGCAGAAATGGATTCATTCCAATTCCATATGGTATTCAAGTAGGAGGAGGAGGCTCACAGACATTAGTCCAACTTCAGTTATGCCAGCCAGATCAAGAAGCCTATGAGACTTCAACAAGTGCAACAAGATGA
- the LOC112747364 gene encoding MADS-box transcription factor 23-like isoform X1, with amino-acid sequence MGRGKIVIRRIDNSTSRQVTFSKRRKGLIKKAKELAILCDAEVGLVIFSSTAKLYEYANTSMKSVIERYNSCKEEEQQLINPESEVKFWQREAEILRQQLQNLQENHRQLMGQHLYGLSVRNLQDLENQLEMSLQGVRMKKEQILTEEIKELNRKGNLIHQENLELFKKVNLMQEENTQLCRKQVYGTSEIEATSRNGFIPIPYGIQVGGGGSQTLVQLQLCQPDQEAYETSTSATR; translated from the exons ATGGGAAGAGGGAAGATTGTGATTCGGAGGATCGATAATTCGACGAGCAGGCAAGTTACTTTCTCGAAGAGGAGAAAGGGTTTGATCAAGAAAGCTAAGGAGCTTGCTATCCTCTGTGATGCAGAAGTTGGTCTTGTTATATTCTCCAGCACTGCAAAACTTTATGAATATGCAAACACAAG CATGAAATCAGTGATCGAGAGATATAACTCATGCAAGGAGGAAGAACAACAACTCATAAATCCAGAATCTGAGGTTAAG TTTTGGCAAAGGGAGGCAGAAATTTTAAGGCAGCAACTACAGAACCTCCAAGAAAATCATAG GCAATTGATGGGGCAACATCTTTATGGTTTGAGTGTGAGAAACCTACAAGATCTAGAGAACCAACTAGAAATGAGTCTCCAAGGTGTCCGAATGAAAAAG GAACAAATTCTAACAGAAGAAATCAAGGAGCTGAACCGAAAG GGCAACCTCATCCATCAGGAAAATTTGGAACTTTTTAAGAAAGTAAACCTGATGCAGGAGGAAAACACACAATTATGCAGAAAG CAGGTGTATGGCACAAGCGAAATAGAAGCAACAAGCAGAAATGGATTCATTCCAATTCCATATGGTATTCAAGTAGGAGGAGGAGGCTCACAGACATTAGTCCAACTTCAGTTATGCCAGCCAGATCAAGAAGCCTATGAGACTTCAACAAGTGCAACAAGATGA
- the LOC112747364 gene encoding MADS-box transcription factor 23-like isoform X3: MGRGKIVIRRIDNSTSRQVTFSKRRKGLIKKAKELAILCDAEVGLVIFSSTAKLYEYANTSMKSVIERYNSCKEEEQQLINPESEFWQREAEILRQQLQNLQENHRQLMGQHLYGLSVRNLQDLENQLEMSLQGVRMKKEQILTEEIKELNRKGNLIHQENLELFKKVNLMQEENTQLCRKQVYGTSEIEATSRNGFIPIPYGIQVGGGGSQTLVQLQLCQPDQEAYETSTSATR; this comes from the exons ATGGGAAGAGGGAAGATTGTGATTCGGAGGATCGATAATTCGACGAGCAGGCAAGTTACTTTCTCGAAGAGGAGAAAGGGTTTGATCAAGAAAGCTAAGGAGCTTGCTATCCTCTGTGATGCAGAAGTTGGTCTTGTTATATTCTCCAGCACTGCAAAACTTTATGAATATGCAAACACAAG CATGAAATCAGTGATCGAGAGATATAACTCATGCAAGGAGGAAGAACAACAACTCATAAATCCAGAATCTGAG TTTTGGCAAAGGGAGGCAGAAATTTTAAGGCAGCAACTACAGAACCTCCAAGAAAATCATAG GCAATTGATGGGGCAACATCTTTATGGTTTGAGTGTGAGAAACCTACAAGATCTAGAGAACCAACTAGAAATGAGTCTCCAAGGTGTCCGAATGAAAAAG GAACAAATTCTAACAGAAGAAATCAAGGAGCTGAACCGAAAG GGCAACCTCATCCATCAGGAAAATTTGGAACTTTTTAAGAAAGTAAACCTGATGCAGGAGGAAAACACACAATTATGCAGAAAG CAGGTGTATGGCACAAGCGAAATAGAAGCAACAAGCAGAAATGGATTCATTCCAATTCCATATGGTATTCAAGTAGGAGGAGGAGGCTCACAGACATTAGTCCAACTTCAGTTATGCCAGCCAGATCAAGAAGCCTATGAGACTTCAACAAGTGCAACAAGATGA
- the LOC112747364 gene encoding MADS-box transcription factor 23-like isoform X4: MGRGKIVIRRIDNSTSRQVTFSKRRKGLIKKAKELAILCDAEVGLVIFSSTAKLYEYANTSMKSVIERYNSCKEEEQQLINPESEVKFWQREAEILRQQLQNLQENHRQLMGQHLYGLSVRNLQDLENQLEMSLQGVRMKKEQILTEEIKELNRKGNLIHQENLELFKKVNLMQEENTQLCRKVVQLGYSI; the protein is encoded by the exons ATGGGAAGAGGGAAGATTGTGATTCGGAGGATCGATAATTCGACGAGCAGGCAAGTTACTTTCTCGAAGAGGAGAAAGGGTTTGATCAAGAAAGCTAAGGAGCTTGCTATCCTCTGTGATGCAGAAGTTGGTCTTGTTATATTCTCCAGCACTGCAAAACTTTATGAATATGCAAACACAAG CATGAAATCAGTGATCGAGAGATATAACTCATGCAAGGAGGAAGAACAACAACTCATAAATCCAGAATCTGAGGTTAAG TTTTGGCAAAGGGAGGCAGAAATTTTAAGGCAGCAACTACAGAACCTCCAAGAAAATCATAG GCAATTGATGGGGCAACATCTTTATGGTTTGAGTGTGAGAAACCTACAAGATCTAGAGAACCAACTAGAAATGAGTCTCCAAGGTGTCCGAATGAAAAAG GAACAAATTCTAACAGAAGAAATCAAGGAGCTGAACCGAAAG GGCAACCTCATCCATCAGGAAAATTTGGAACTTTTTAAGAAAGTAAACCTGATGCAGGAGGAAAACACACAATTATGCAGAAAGGTAGTCCAGCTTGGTTACTCTATATAG